A segment of the Arachis hypogaea cultivar Tifrunner chromosome 5, arahy.Tifrunner.gnm2.J5K5, whole genome shotgun sequence genome:
atttaatagttaataataatttataacataATAATATTGCAAGAAATTTAGGGTTATATATGTAAAAAGCCCAATCTAGCACTTGTTCGGTGAGAATCCCACTAAGTTGTGAGCGAGATCAAAGCTGACACGTGTCCCCTGTTGTTGTATGTTTCCCATGATAGACATAGACGACGTCGTAGGGGCAAAAGCGAAGCAATAAGTTCCCGACTCGTCGACCGGAATCAAATAATTCTTCGCCGGCAACAGCCACGACTTCCCTCCGCCGAAATGAAACGACACCGTTGGAACATCCACAGACTGCAAAGACGACAAGTCGTAGCACGTGTCGAAGATCGCGAACCCGTTCGTGGTACGCAGGTTCCGAGTCATGCTTCTGAACGCGTCGCGAACCGAGTTGTAGGCCTGAGTCTGGAGCCGAGTCACGGCGGTTCCGCAGTCCACAATGATCCCTCCACTTCCGGACTGGCCCACCGCAAACGTCTCAGGCGGAACGGAGATCATGTGTCCGCCGACGCTGACTCCAGCGAGCTGCACGTAGTAGAAGGTGTCGAGCTTCTGGTTCCTGAGAAGTGCTCCAGTGACCGAGTCAGCGGGTCGAGGCGAGTTGAACTCGAGCGTGGAGCTCTTTGGCGAGTCGCGGTCCACGAGGCAGTAGGAGAAGGACGTTGCCTTGATCTGCGAAGTCAGAGACAAAGGCCCGCCTCCAAGCCCGATCAGACCTGCAGCAGCCACGAACAGGCCCTCGTTATCATGGCCGCAGCCCATTGCAACCTTGGCCACTGATCCGGAGTTGCCAAAAGAAACAGTTTCCGTCATGTATTCACCAACAGTAAAAGAGCCATCGCCATATGAAACCTGTAATGAATCTGAATCagcttctttcattttttttcatatcttttaagTAATATTACTCATAAAACAAGATTATTCAAACCCACTCACTTGGTATAAGCACCTGCCGTTGCGACAAGCCGATACGTCTAAGGCCTGACACTGCTGTGCCTGGCAAGTTAGTGGGCTGTAAGAAGATGATAATGTCGGGTCGAAAACCGGGTCGGATTGTTGGTAGCAGTCAGAACAGGGCTTGCACTGAAGCCAGTTAACGTCGCTTCCAGTGTCGAGTGCCATGTAGAAAGGCTTTGAGGGTTGGCCCACGCCGACACGCGTGAAGTACTCCCCGGAGCCCATGCTGGTGCCGGAGGCCACCGGAGTGGATAGGTCTTCGGGTAGGAGTTCTGTTTGGGTGGGGTGAAGGTCCGATTTGGAGATTTTGTTGAGGGCAAAGTGGAGCTTGAGGTTGAGCGCGTCGACTCGGGCTGAGTCGCGGGCGAGTCGGGCCAAGACAAGGGACTTGTAGTCTTTGTGCTTGGCATTGAAGAGTGAATCTCTAGTGTGTAGATTAACAGAGAATTGAGACGAAGAAGTGGAAGTTGGGTTGATTTGTGCTTCTTGTTCTTGTTGAAGAGAAGTTTCTAGAAGCTGAGGGTTAAGGGAAAGGACTTGTTGGGCTTGGTGGAGTGAAGCAGAGAGGTCTAGAACTGTGGTGGCGAATTCAGAAGGTGAGGCGCGTGAACAAGTAGGAGtaggaacaaaagaaaaaatggtgAGGGAAAATGCTAAAGTGAGTAGAAGAAACGATGGCTTCAGATTCAAAgccattttctttttagtttgggGGGTGTGGTGTTGTTTGGGAGTGAAGTGCTTGGATTTATGGGTTTCAAAAGAGCGAGTGAGAGATAGAGGGTTAAAGCGAGAGCGAACTTGGTTGTTGAACGAGGGTAATTCTCTGCGATGAAAAAGGTAAAGTTAGAATGGGGTTCCGGGAATGCAACTATTTCGGCATCGTAGAACGCAAATTGCAAATTTTGTTTCTATTGCCAAATTGCTATGGTAAAGACGTATTCATGGTATATTTATATTAACATTAAGATCACACTATTTATTATACGATAATTACTCAcgtaaaaataactaaaataataaatggTATATAAAAAAATAGCTGGAATTTATTTTTCCTATGCACAAATAAATCACTACTGCAGGTGGTAGTTAAATGCATTAACTAGTTTTGTTTAATTAATGTTGGAGTGGGTAGTTGAGAAGAAAAACAGTTTTTTATCCGATAGtactaattttctttttctagattttGTTAAATATCATTCCAAAAAACTTAGTAACTAAGATATTTTCACAAAGTAAAATAGTGTTTTGCTCATTATATTTGGAgtaaattctattttaatttttaatattttaatcatcttatttttattttaaaatatttaaaataatattaatattattttattattaaattttttattaacaattaacaaaattaatatattattaataatattttgttaaaattatttttactcaacttctttctcttatttttatcctcttATCAAgtttaaatttcatttttttattcccttaaaatatttaaaatgatattaatgttattttattatcaaattttttattaacaattaacaaaattaatgtactattaataaattttgttaaaattatttttacctaacctctttctcttatttttatcctcttATCAAGTTTAAATTTCATTtttctattctcttttttttctcttttatattaatttttcaagaaaaaattaaagaaaaaaaaagaaaaaaaagatatagaCTTATTAAGAGGGTAAAAATGAGAGAGGAAATTaagtaaatataattttaataaaaagattattCATAATACATTAATTTGTTATGTGTtagtaataaaaactaaaataataagattTACTTCAAATATTAAAGATCAAAATAATACTTCACCCTTTTCataaatataaaaagattttAATGTTTGAAATTATTAATGCATTAAAAGTAGTCAATTTTATACAAGAAATATTTGTTTatatgtaaataattattttagccTTATTTTCTAGGTACAAAATAATTATAGTCTTCGAGTTTATTAagcaaactaactaaacaaaaaacTTGTTCTGATAAGAGAAAATATTTTGTCGTCTTAACCGGAAATCATCAGGGTACTTCTGAATAAAGATAGTGTACATTTTCATTAATATTATAAGATGGTGCATTTGAAATGAATCAATCCTAAAATAAGTCAAGCAGAGATTACCGTAAATATAGCTGCCAGCAATATTTCGTGATCACTTTATTCTGAATAGTTTAGAAGGAATGTGGTTTTTCTAATTATGATAAGAATTGTGGAACCAAAAGAAATGTGGTTTTTCTAATTATGATAAGAATTGTGGAACCAATTCAATTAATTGAGGAAGCAAAAATAGAGTAATGCTtggaagttttaatttttttttattttttaaatatttaaaagaattaaaattcaaaaatataaaatataaaaaaattaatatttttatttaaaaattatgaaaaataattaaaaagatgaattaagatttttaagttttttttcgtGAAAAGAATGTGTCATCTTGGTATGTGGCCTCGCTTTTAAGTTTTAAGTACTAAGTAACAAAGTATCTTGAAGGAAAGAAAAAATCTCAAACAGTCTATTCTCAATGCAGAATAATTTCTGTGCCGCTTTTGTAATCGATGGAGTATTCTTTTTTAAAAGCCTTTCACAAACAAAAATGTAAAACTTTAATTTGTTTCAATGTCATTAAATTAATAGAAGAAgatattttctaataaaaaatattattttttagtatatttgataaatttttaataataaaaataaagtattacaaaaataaaaaatatttttaaaaaaatataatttatatctttttaaaaaaaattaaaaatatattttttatataaaaatatttttatattattgtatctaaatataattgataaataaaaatatttttttataaaatattcaaacataaaattaattttatttttttataagattttaaaaaaaaagataatttaaaaaaagaaattttttttttaaaactcacCCAGCAAACCATAGTTTGAGTAGTTAATTAACCCAGAATAGATGTACAAATTGTTTACTATACTAGCTAGTAAAGTATTACTGTGTTTATAATATTGAATATTCAAATCTTGAACCTCATCAACAAATTAGTATTATCAAATGTGGTTTTTCATCAAACATTTTATAAGACAAAAGAAAtattatagaataaaaaattatatttgacaacACCATTTAAAAAACAATTAAAAGTCTATTTGACTAAAACTATTTGCTCACGGGAAGATTTCTTGTTCTCCCTATCCATTTTGATGCTATAAACAAGTATTAGCAAAAGTTTGTTGGCTAATATGCTATTAGTCTACCCTTTCTATATTGTTCATGCTAGCTAATATATGAAAAGATTGGTTTGGGGTGCGTTAAGATAATATGAAATGATGAAAGAATGAAAATAGGTAGAATATGCctgaaaaagaagttagaaaaagttttaaaatatgaGTCAGATCATaagtcttttttcttttttattttgggtaATGTTTTGgaaatttttcaaaactaatttttggGAGCTCTACCCGAttttacagttttttttttctttctgttttgcagttgtcattattattattattattattattagtcaaacttttaatttataattattagtaaaGCGCTTTTAacaaaagta
Coding sequences within it:
- the LOC112802185 gene encoding protein ASPARTIC PROTEASE IN GUARD CELL 1; amino-acid sequence: MALNLKPSFLLLTLAFSLTIFSFVPTPTCSRASPSEFATTVLDLSASLHQAQQVLSLNPQLLETSLQQEQEAQINPTSTSSSQFSVNLHTRDSLFNAKHKDYKSLVLARLARDSARVDALNLKLHFALNKISKSDLHPTQTELLPEDLSTPVASGTSMGSGEYFTRVGVGQPSKPFYMALDTGSDVNWLQCKPCSDCYQQSDPVFDPTLSSSYSPLTCQAQQCQALDVSACRNGRCLYQVSYGDGSFTVGEYMTETVSFGNSGSVAKVAMGCGHDNEGLFVAAAGLIGLGGGPLSLTSQIKATSFSYCLVDRDSPKSSTLEFNSPRPADSVTGALLRNQKLDTFYYVQLAGVSVGGHMISVPPETFAVGQSGSGGIIVDCGTAVTRLQTQAYNSVRDAFRSMTRNLRTTNGFAIFDTCYDLSSLQSVDVPTVSFHFGGGKSWLLPAKNYLIPVDESGTYCFAFAPTTSSMSIMGNIQQQGTRVSFDLAHNLVGFSPNKC